Genomic segment of Erythrobacter sp. BLCC-B19:
CATCATGAAATAAACCGCGCCTGCCGGCTGGAGCGCGCGGATCGCCTCGACTTCGCTCAGCTCCATGTCGCGCGCGACCTCGGCGAGATCGCGGCCCGCAAGATCGGGGCGGCTGGCGCACCACGTGATCAGGGTCCGGCTGGCTGCGGCCCACGAGCGTTCGTTGAGCGTCGTCGATCCGGCGGTGTAGGGGTAGGCATCGAGGAACACCGGCTGCTGCCGCGCCGCCGCAGCGATGCGGGCAAGGGTCTCGATGCTGCGGCCATGGTTGCGCTGGCCCGACACCTTGTGATGCGACACCACCAGCGGCAGACCCGCCTCGGCCGCGATCGCGATCGCTTCTTCGAGCGCGACAATGACCTCATCGGCTTCGTCGCGCAGATGGGCGGTGTAAAGCCCGCCTGCCGCCGCCGCGCGGCGCGCAAGATGGACGACTTCCGCGGCGGGGGCAGCAGCAGCCAGAGGATAGAACAGCCCGCTCGACACGCCGAAGGCGCCTGCCGCCATGGCATTGTCGACCTCAGCTTCCATCGCGGCGATTTCGGCGTCGCTGGCGGGGCGCGAGAGGTCATCCATCACCTTGACCCGCAAGGTGCCATGCCCGACCAGCGGGACGACATTGGTGCTGGTCCCGGTATCGCACAGCGCTGCGAGCCAATCGGCGAAGCGATCGAAACGGAACCAGCTGCGGTCGGCAACGGAATCGAGCGGCGCCGGCAGAATATCGCCGGGGGCCAGCGCCAAGGGCGCGAGACTGACCCCGCAATTGCCGGTCACAACCGTGGTCACGCCCTGGCTGATCTTGGGTTCCAGCAGCCCTTCGAGCAGCGCTGCATCGTCATGGGTATGGGCATCGATGAAGCCGGGGGCGAGCGCCTTGCCCGCGGCATCATCGACCCGGTCGGCCGTCCACCCGTCGAGCCTGCCGACCGCGGAAATCCTGTCGCCGGTAACCGCGAGCGACCCGTGGAAAGGCGCCTGACCCGTGCCATCGACCAGAACAGCATTCATGATGATCCGGTCTGCGTGCAACGATTCCTCCCCTTCGGAATAATTCCGATACGAAACGCTATTTCCATAACGATTGTGCTTCGCTACGCAAGCGACATGGCTCGTTCCGGCTTCCTTGCCCTGCTGTTTGCAGCTCTGGTTGCGTTCGTGCCCGGCGTTGCCGCTGCGGATACCCTGAGGGTCGGGCTCAGCACGCGTGCCGGCCCCTTCGACTTCGCCATCGCCCCTGCCGCTGACCAGACACTTGCCGTGCGCGCCGCTTACGAAACCCTGGTGCGCAGCGCGCCGGGGGGTGGATACCGGAACGGCTTGGCTGCCCGCTGGACAACCTCGCGCGACGGGCTGGTGTGGACATTCCAGCTCCAGCCCGGCCGCCGCTTTGCCAGCGGGCGGGCGGTTGATGCGAAGGCGGTGATCTTCACGCTCGACCGCTTGCGGGCGATCGGGCGTGGCAATGCGAGCATGCTCAACGATCTGATCGCCTCGGCTCAGCCTGCTGGTACGAATGCCGTCCGGCTGAGGCTGACCCACCCCTCGCCCGCGCTGCTGGCGCTGCTCAGCGACCGGATGACCTCAATCATCGACCCCTCGATCGCCAACCGCATCCGGGGCGACCGCTGGGGGAGCCAGTGGCTGGCGACCCGCACCGCGGGATCGGGGCGCTTCCAGCTCCAGCCGGGCAGTCAGCGCGGCATCCACATCCTGACGCAGCAGCCCTACTGGCAACCGCTGAAGGGTGATCCGCGGCCCAGCGCCGGAGGCTTCGACAGGCTCATTTATCGCGAAATCGTCGATCCGACCGTCCGCAGGTTGGCGCTGGAGAAAGGCGAGATCGACATTGCCTTCCTGCTGCCCAGCCAGGAGCAGAAACGACTGCAACGCTCGCGCCGTGGGGTGCTGCACCGCGCCCCGATCCTTGCCTTCAACAACCTTGCCTTCAACCTTCAGAGCAAGGCGATGCAGGACGTGCGGCTGCGGCGCGCGATCGGCCACGCAATCGATGTCGAAGGGATTATCCGCTACATCCGCGGAGGAACGGCGCTCGGTTTTGCCGGGCCGGTGCCGCCGTCGATGCCGGGCCATGCCACGGGCCGCCGCTTTGCCTACAACCTTGCCATGGCACGACGTCTGGCCGCGCAGTCGCACAAGACCGGGCGGCCCTTGCGTTTCATCTACCCCGGCGTCTCTCCCGAGACCGATACCATCGCGCAATATATTCAGGCGACACTCAAGCCGCTCGGATTGGATGTGCGGATCGAGCGATTGTCGGTGCCTGCCTATCTCGACCGCATGTCGCGCGGCAGTTACGACATGGTGCTGCAAGGTGCGGTGATTGATTTCAACGATCCCTCGGCAATCATGAACGCCTGGTTCGAGCCGACCCGCGCAGGGATTTCCAACCCCGCGCGCTACAGCAACCCTAAGGTGACCGCGCTGATCCGCCAGTCGGAGCGCGAAATGAACCCCGCTCGCCGCCGCCAGCTGATCGAGCAGGCCGCGCGGCTGACGCATGCCGACGTGCCCTATGTCTACCTTTCGCAAACCGTGATGACGATCGCCGCGCGGCCCAATATCAAGGGGATCACCATCGATCCCTTCGATGCCCTCAACCTGCCTGTCGGCCAGATGCAGCGCGGCAAGTGACGCTGGACGGACTGGACAAGACCCTCGCCTCGGCATGCGAGGCTGCGAGCGTCACAGCGGCAAGCCTGGCGGTGCTGGCAGAGGGGCGCATTATCGAGGCGGGTTTCGGCATTGCGCGGCCCGACCTGCCGTTCCGCATGGGGTCGATCGCCAAGACCTTCACCGCCGCGCTGGTTCATCTGGCTGCGCACGAGGGGCGCCTTGATCTCGATCGGCCGGTGTGGCGCTATCTTCCCGGCTTCCGGCTCGCCGATCCCGAGGCGACAGAGCGCCTGACCGCGCGGCATCTGCTGATCCATCAGGGAGGCTTCTTCGGCGACATCTTCGATGACGAAGGCACCGCGCCTGATGCCATCGAACGCTATGTTCTGCGCCTTGCCGGAGCCGAGCAGACCGTGCCGCCCGGAACGCTGGCCTCCTATTGCAACGCCGGCATCGTGCTGGCCGCAAGGCTGGCCGAAGTGACGCTGGGGCAAGACTGGGAAACCCTATTTGCCGAGCGGCTTGCGGGGCCCCTCGGCCTTGCGAGCACGATGGCGCGGCGGACTGCATCCGGGCCGGATGTGATGGTCACTCCGGCCGACAGCGTTCCGGCCGGCGATCCGGCCCTGCGGGCGCTCGGCCCCGCCGGGGCGACCCCCTATGCGAGCGCCGGCGATCTGGTCCGCTGGGCCGAGGCGCTGTGGCAACCCGCGCCGGACGGGCTGGGCCTGTTCGATGCGATGACCCGGCCGGAGGGCCCCTCCCCCTCGGCCAGCTTCGCGCTCGGATTCGGGGCGGGCCTGATGCGCTTCAGCCCGGATGGCGCGGTGTGGGGCCATGACGGAGCTGTGCCCGGACAGGCGAGTTTTCTCAGGATCGCGCCGGGAGCGGGTGTCGCGGTCGCGCTGATGGTGGCGGGCGGCGACGCCCGGCTCGCCGCGCAAACGCTCCTGCCGCCGATGATCGCGGCGCTGGCGGGTAGTACGCTGCCTGATCCGCCGCGCATCCCGGACGCTCCCGCCGATCCCGAAGACATTGCCCCGGTGCTCGGAGAATGGCGCGCGCCGCGCTACCGGATCTCGGTCCGCCGCGGCGAGGGTCACGCGATTGCCCGCTTCGCCCCGGCCGCCGATGCCGGGGATCAGACCGAGACCTACGAGGTCGCGCTCCATCCTGTCGGCGGCGGGGCCTTTGCGACGCTGCTGCCCGGCTCCAGCATACCCACCCTCCAGCAGCTGCACCTTGCTCCTGACGGCGAGGCCTTCCTCGCCTTCCGCGGGCGGCTGTTCCGGAGGTGTGTCTGATGTCTCGCCCTCGCGTGTTCGCGGCCGCCTTCGGCGTCGAGGTCAACGCCTTCTCTCCGCTGGCGACCGGCTTTCACGATTTCGCTGCGCTGTCCTATCATCCGGCAGGAACGCTGGGTGCCGACGTTCCCCTAATCGCCGCCCCGATGGCGCCCTTGCGCGCCATGGCATCAGCCGGCGAGATCACTCTGGTCGAGGGAATGGTCGCAGGCGCGCAGCCCGGCGGCTTGCTGACGCGGGCAACCTACGAGGCGCTGGCGGGCGAACTGCTCGGCGATCTGGCGCAGGCGGGGCCGGTCGATCTGGTGGTGCTCGGCCTACATGGAGCCATGAGCGCGCAGGGCCTGCCCGATTGCGACGGCGATCTGATCACCCGCGTGCGCGCGATCGTGGGTCCGCGTGCGACCATCGCCGTGCTGTTCGACAGCCACGGCACCCTGTCGCAGGCGATGCTGGACGGGGCCGATCTGCTGGTCTGCTACAAGGAATACCCCCACACCGACATTGCCGAATGCGCTGAAAAGCTGGTCCGGCTGGCGATGGCGACGGTGCGCGGCGAGATCATATCGCGCCTTGCGGTCCATGATTGCCGCATGATCTCGGTCTATCACACGATGCACGGCCCGATGCAGGCACTCATCGCCGATTGCCGGGCGCGCGAGGAGCGGGGCGAGGCGCTCGACATTGCGATCGTCCACGGCTTCATCTGGGCCGACACGCCCGACACGACCGCCAAGGTGATCGTCACGACCAATGATGACGCAACGGCCGCTGCCCGCATCGCTGCCGAGGTTGGCGCGGCCCTGCGTGCACTGGCAGGCACCACCCATGCGCCGCTGGTGGCGATGGAGACGGCGGTGGCGCGCGCGGCGGAGCATCGGGGGGCAAAGCCGCTGCTGCTGGCCGATACCGCCGACAACCCGGGCGGCGGGGCACCGTCGGATTCCACGTGGCTGCTCCGGGCGCTTGGCGACGCTGGCGTGGGGAACCTCGCCGCCGGCATCATCTGGGATCCGGTCGCAACCGACCTCGCGCTGGCCGCTGGCCCCGGCGCACGGATCGACCTGCGCATCGGCGGCAAGGCCTGCGCCCTGTCGGGCGAGCCGCTCGACGTGACCGCCACGGTTCTGGCCACATCGGACAAGGCAAGCGTGCCGTTTGCGGGCAGCGAGTGGCCGATGGGCAAGGCGGCGGGCCTGCACATTCCGGCGCTGGACTTGTATCTGGTGGTCAGCTCGCAGCGGACCCAGTGCTTCGCTCCGGAAGCCTTCGCGCGGCTCGGCATCGATCCGGCCGCACGGCGGGTGATCCTCGTCAAATCATCGCAGCATTTCTATGCCGCCTTCCAGCCCCTCGCCGACGAGATCATGATCGTCGATGCGCCGGGCGTGCTCGATCACGACCCGCGCCGCCTGCCCTACCGCCACATCACCCGCCCCCTATGGCCGCTCGACCCATGACGACAGCTCTGCACGACTGGTTCGCCGCCTATGCGCGCGATCTCGAAGCGGCCGACCGGCCCGCCATCCTCGCGCGCTATCACCCGGAGGGCGCATGGATGGTGCGCAAGGGCGTGCCGCGCCTCTTGAGCTTTGCTGATCTGACCAAGCGCTATCTTGGCCCGGCGTGGCAGCCCCCGACCAGCTTCGCCTGGCGCGACCTGCGGATCGAACCGGTCGGGAGCGAAGGTGCCCTCGCCATCGGGCAGTTCGTGTGGGAACGCGCGAACGGGCAGCAGGAGCTGATCAGCTATACCGGCATGCTGCTGGCGGTGGACGGCGGCTGGAGAATCCGGCTGGAGGACGAGAACCTCGCCGAAA
This window contains:
- a CDS encoding DUF4440 domain-containing protein, whose protein sequence is MTTALHDWFAAYARDLEAADRPAILARYHPEGAWMVRKGVPRLLSFADLTKRYLGPAWQPPTSFAWRDLRIEPVGSEGALAIGQFVWERANGQQELISYTGMLLAVDGGWRIRLEDENLAEILRPPS
- a CDS encoding ABC transporter substrate-binding protein; its protein translation is MARSGFLALLFAALVAFVPGVAAADTLRVGLSTRAGPFDFAIAPAADQTLAVRAAYETLVRSAPGGGYRNGLAARWTTSRDGLVWTFQLQPGRRFASGRAVDAKAVIFTLDRLRAIGRGNASMLNDLIASAQPAGTNAVRLRLTHPSPALLALLSDRMTSIIDPSIANRIRGDRWGSQWLATRTAGSGRFQLQPGSQRGIHILTQQPYWQPLKGDPRPSAGGFDRLIYREIVDPTVRRLALEKGEIDIAFLLPSQEQKRLQRSRRGVLHRAPILAFNNLAFNLQSKAMQDVRLRRAIGHAIDVEGIIRYIRGGTALGFAGPVPPSMPGHATGRRFAYNLAMARRLAAQSHKTGRPLRFIYPGVSPETDTIAQYIQATLKPLGLDVRIERLSVPAYLDRMSRGSYDMVLQGAVIDFNDPSAIMNAWFEPTRAGISNPARYSNPKVTALIRQSEREMNPARRRQLIEQAARLTHADVPYVYLSQTVMTIAARPNIKGITIDPFDALNLPVGQMQRGK
- a CDS encoding N-acyl-D-amino-acid deacylase family protein, with amino-acid sequence MNAVLVDGTGQAPFHGSLAVTGDRISAVGRLDGWTADRVDDAAGKALAPGFIDAHTHDDAALLEGLLEPKISQGVTTVVTGNCGVSLAPLALAPGDILPAPLDSVADRSWFRFDRFADWLAALCDTGTSTNVVPLVGHGTLRVKVMDDLSRPASDAEIAAMEAEVDNAMAAGAFGVSSGLFYPLAAAAPAAEVVHLARRAAAAGGLYTAHLRDEADEVIVALEEAIAIAAEAGLPLVVSHHKVSGQRNHGRSIETLARIAAAARQQPVFLDAYPYTAGSTTLNERSWAAASRTLITWCASRPDLAGRDLAEVARDMELSEVEAIRALQPAGAVYFMMDEGDVERILCCPDTMIGSDGIPADRHPHPRLWGSFARVLGHYARDCGLFSLEEAVHRMTGLTAARFGIEGRGVLAEGAYADLVLFDPDAVSDRATFADPCQPSAGIDWVMVNGEKVWSEGRPTGARPGRIAVRA
- a CDS encoding M81 family metallopeptidase; this encodes MSRPRVFAAAFGVEVNAFSPLATGFHDFAALSYHPAGTLGADVPLIAAPMAPLRAMASAGEITLVEGMVAGAQPGGLLTRATYEALAGELLGDLAQAGPVDLVVLGLHGAMSAQGLPDCDGDLITRVRAIVGPRATIAVLFDSHGTLSQAMLDGADLLVCYKEYPHTDIAECAEKLVRLAMATVRGEIISRLAVHDCRMISVYHTMHGPMQALIADCRAREERGEALDIAIVHGFIWADTPDTTAKVIVTTNDDATAAARIAAEVGAALRALAGTTHAPLVAMETAVARAAEHRGAKPLLLADTADNPGGGAPSDSTWLLRALGDAGVGNLAAGIIWDPVATDLALAAGPGARIDLRIGGKACALSGEPLDVTATVLATSDKASVPFAGSEWPMGKAAGLHIPALDLYLVVSSQRTQCFAPEAFARLGIDPAARRVILVKSSQHFYAAFQPLADEIMIVDAPGVLDHDPRRLPYRHITRPLWPLDP
- a CDS encoding serine hydrolase domain-containing protein, which codes for MTLDGLDKTLASACEAASVTAASLAVLAEGRIIEAGFGIARPDLPFRMGSIAKTFTAALVHLAAHEGRLDLDRPVWRYLPGFRLADPEATERLTARHLLIHQGGFFGDIFDDEGTAPDAIERYVLRLAGAEQTVPPGTLASYCNAGIVLAARLAEVTLGQDWETLFAERLAGPLGLASTMARRTASGPDVMVTPADSVPAGDPALRALGPAGATPYASAGDLVRWAEALWQPAPDGLGLFDAMTRPEGPSPSASFALGFGAGLMRFSPDGAVWGHDGAVPGQASFLRIAPGAGVAVALMVAGGDARLAAQTLLPPMIAALAGSTLPDPPRIPDAPADPEDIAPVLGEWRAPRYRISVRRGEGHAIARFAPAADAGDQTETYEVALHPVGGGAFATLLPGSSIPTLQQLHLAPDGEAFLAFRGRLFRRCV